A single window of Cheilinus undulatus linkage group 12, ASM1832078v1, whole genome shotgun sequence DNA harbors:
- the gja2 gene encoding gap junction protein, alpha 2, protein MGDWNSLGKLLESAQEHSTVVGKVWLTVLFIFRILVLGAAAEKVWGDEQSGFTCDTKQPGCQNVCYDKTFPISHIRFWVMQIIFVSTPTLIYLGHILHLVRMEEKEKQKEKDLALQSEKQQQLLGNKAKKAPVKDNQGHVRLQGALLRTYVFNIIFKTLFEVAFIVAQYFLYGFELKPMYTCDRWPCPNVVNCYISRPTEKTVFILFMLAVACISLLLNLVEMYHLGFTKCHQGLRYRRSQAAIENAKAQPEPVMPFVPSYNYFTGHPAVPEPFPADSKYSMAEPNSAYSPYNSKVVYKQNRDNMAVERKGKAEDEGKERKTSCPAFDMPTENPRRNSQSSKHSNNKSRLDDLKI, encoded by the coding sequence ATGGGGGACTGGAACTCGTTAGGAAAGCTGCTGGAAAGCGCCCAGGAACACTCCACCGTTGTGGGCAAAGTCTGGCTCACCGTGTTGTTTATCTTCCGTATCCTGGTACTGGGAGCGGCGGCTGAGAAGGTCTGGGGTGATGAGCAGTCAGGCTTCACATGTGATACCAAACAGCCCGGTTGTCAGAACGTCTGCTATGACAAGACCTTCCCTATTTCTCACATCCGCTTCTGGGTGATGCAGATCATCTTTGTCTCCACGCCGACACTCATTTATCTGGGCCACATCCTTCACCTGGTCCGcatggaggagaaggagaagcaGAAAGAGAAGGACCTGGCTCTGCAGAgtgaaaagcagcagcagctactGGGGAATAAGGCCAAGAAGGCACCAGTCAAAGACAACCAGGGACATGTGCGTTTGCAAGGTGCTCTCCTGCGAACCTATGTCTTCAATATTATTTTCAAAACCCTGTTTGAAGTGGCCTTTATCGTAGCTCAGTACTTCCTGTACGGTTTTGAACTCAAGCCGATGTACACCTGCGATCGCTGGCCTTGCCCCAATGTGGTAAACTGCTACATCTCCCGACCCACCGAGAAGACGGTCTTCATCCTCTTCATGCTCGCTGTGGCCTGCATCTCCCTGCTGCTCAACCTGGTGGAAATGTACCATCTGGGTTTCACGAAGTGCCATCAAGGCCTTCGTTACAGACGCTCGCAGGCTGCGATCGAAAACGCAAAGGCCCAACCCGAGCCAGTCATGCCCTTCGTCCCCAGCTATAACTATTTCACTGGTCATCCTGCGGTGCCTGAACCTTTCCCTGCCGACTCAAAGTACAGCATGGCAGAGCCCAACTCTGCTTACAGCCCTTACAACAGTAAAGTTGTTTACAAGCAGAAcagagacaacatggcggtggAGAGGAAAGGTAAAGCAGAAGATGAAGGGAAGGAGAGGAAAACTTCATGTCCAGCCTTTGACATGCCTACTGAAAATCCGCGCCGAAATAGTCAGTCGAGTAAACACAGCAATAACAAGAGCAGGCTTGATGACCTGAAGATCTAG